One region of Dysidea avara chromosome 1, odDysAvar1.4, whole genome shotgun sequence genomic DNA includes:
- the LOC136236665 gene encoding solute carrier family 53 member 1-like gives MAAAQQGIYGTFFGEGFGAIQVLEAGVDYGRLRKYLPPKSGGSDSGLSSSLGNTPFELNDFARHTGDRNRSSSVPTPTSGPPSPGSDKFRRESRNSSATSTPSSVASDIDGFISECETQYSKLFGFIQRNIDSIEQQLEGNCDCVIVPTDHYASMTQSVNGSAPVKPELSKEELVDSIPLCNNALEYVTQLKNCLIMNLRELHGILESHNKAFPDERDAITQFKMSKRQYINEVTGQLEHCRGHVLDHKHYLEARLSVVSWKDLMKPEHKQFTYFALAHFIVFLLSVVALAWFGGDNDRYIGLFYLYRGPMFVILFLYLYAINLVGWATAKIRYIDIFNFTSVQETPTPYVIFNIAGVLSLTFTIFVSALLFTVHYEESETPERILPIALWIITAVFLLNPFKWFIRKGRWGVVKVALRILFAPFYRVRFGDFWFADQLNSIVVIFLDFEFMVCFFVYLWPNGEDEDGKVCNGNRYAVRPFISCLPALWRLLQCLRVYYDTKHYPHLINAGKYCTTFPVVILFALFTLNNRTLSEDLEFHSKEGYLFTAWLLSSIVHAVYTFIWDIYMDWGLFHSKDLLRPTLIYRWKVLYYLAIVEDFALRFAWSLKLSLGLQLQANVNLVYTALATLEILRRFVWNFFRVEYEHVKITATLPSSDSEKFPNEKCINEETESLLQPFLNNYVP, from the coding sequence ATGGCCGCAGCACAACAAGGTATATATGGAACATTTTTCGGTGAGGGGTTCGGAGCTATACAGGTGCTAGAAGCAGGAGTTGACTACGGTAGATTACGAAAGTACCTTCCGCCCAAGAGTGGTGGCAGCGATTCTGGTTTAAGTTCTTCATTAGGGAACACACCGTTTGAACTAAACGACTTCGCCCGTCATACAGGAGATAGAAACCGCAGTTCTTCGGTCCCAACACCGACATCTGGACCTCCGAGTCCAGGCAGTGATAAGTTTAGGCGGGAAAGTCGAAACTCTTCAGCAACTTCTACTCCGTCTAGTGTTGCCAGTGATATAGACGGGTTTATATCAGAGTGTGAGACACAGTATAGCAAGTTGTTCGGGTTCATCCAGAGGAACATCGACTCGATAGAACAACAACTCGAAGGGAACTGTGATTGTGTGATAGTACCTACAGACCACTATGCCAGTATGACACAGTCAGTTAATGGTAGTGCCCCAGTGAAGCCTGAATTGAGTAAAGAAGAGCTGGTGGATAGTATACCTTTATGTAACAATGCATTAGAATATGTGACCCAACTGAAAAACTGTTTGATAATGAATTTGAGGGAATTGCATGGAATTCTAGAGAGTCATAACAAAGCCTTCCCAGATGAGAGAGATGCCATCACTCAGTTTAAAATGTCAAAGAGACAATACATCAATGAGGTGACTGGACAACTAGAACATTGTAGAGGACACGTACTGGATCATAAACACTATTTAGAGGCAAGGTTGAGTGTTGTAAGCTGGAAAGATCTGATGAAACCAGAGCACAAACAGTTTACTTATTTTGCACTAGCTCACTTCATAGTGTTCTTGTTGTCTGTTGTAGCACTAGCCTGGTTTGGTGGTGATAATGATCGTTACATTGGCTTGTTTTATCTCTACCGTGGTCCGATGTTTGTAATACTTTTTCTCTACCTGTATGCTATCAACCTGGTCGGGTGGGCTACAGCTAAAATCAGGTACATTGACATCTTCAATTTCACCAGTGTACAAGAAACACCAACACCTTATGTCATCTTCAACATTGCTGGAGTGCTGAGTTTGACATTTACCATATTTGTGTCTGCACTATTGTTCACTGTACACTATGAAGAGTCAGAAACTCCAGAGAGAATCTTACCTATTGCTTTGTGGATAATTACCGCAGTATTTTTGCTCAATCCATTCAAGTGGTTTATTCGTAAGGGACGGTGGGGAGTAGTCAAGGTTGCACTGAGGATTTTGTTTGCTCCATTTTACCGAGTACGTTTTGGAGATTTCTGGTTTGCAGATCAGCTAAACAGTATTGTTGTGATCTTTCTGGACTTTGAATTCATGGTCTGTTTCTTTGTGTATCTCTGGCCAAATGGTGAGGATGAAGATGGCAAAGTGTGTAATGGCAACCGGTATGCTGTGAGACCATTCATCTCATGTTTGCCAGCATTATGGAGACTATTACAGTGCCTGAGGGTATATTATGACACCAAGCATTATCCACACTTGATCAACGCTGGAAAATATTGCACTACATTTCCAGTCGTGATTTTGTTTGCTCTCTTCACTCTCAACAATCGTACCCTGTCTGAAGATTTGGAATTCCATTCAAAGGAAGGTTATCTCTTCACAGCGTGGTTGTTATCCTCAATTGTTCATGCTGTGTACACTTTTATCTGGGACATTTACATGGATTGGGGACTCTTTCATAGTAAGGACTTGTTACGACCAACACTTATCTACCGGTGGAAAGTGCTGTACTATTTAGCGATTGTCGAAGATTTTGCACTGAGGTTTGCCTGGTCGCTGAAGCTTTCCCTTGGACTTCAACTGCAAGCAAACGTCAATTTGGTATACACAGCATTGGCTACACTAGAAATTCTCCGTAGATTTGTGTGGAACTTTTTTCGTGTAGAGTACGAACATGTCAAGATAACAGCAACGTTGCCAAGTAGTGACTCTGAGAAATTCCCCAATGAGAAATGTATCAATGAAGAGACAGAATCTTTACTGCAACCTTTCCTCAATAATTATGTCCCATAG